A genomic window from Ursus arctos isolate Adak ecotype North America unplaced genomic scaffold, UrsArc2.0 scaffold_25, whole genome shotgun sequence includes:
- the LOC130544845 gene encoding uncharacterized protein LOC130544845 — MPTTSLGSFSELVQEGQFLEAYQSISALAEEGQGCSPRYEVLAQSMWQVVQQALEGTGPSQELERKLQAVLATVDWTQDKDQSWEAGALQDGPVATWAGQLQKLLRSDAEARVPTLGPKDALDPYLEKLDKAVRRGLGSPRARLLGTRLWEDYSMYFQEALLSRLFELTDSCGTSLKSRQVLYTWGKMNLFRQPGRETLVKAPPTSQEPTVWHLLDPVMFVTWMSKMQKELVGLIQGLAHSPPKEILPALPTSRSLSRTSVILRGSGSEVGGSKSSGPGWVGPARGVGRWEGLISSLHCRYQAEAVHLLQQNASAAARALPEVHVLANCCILRKTWQELSQQHVPCADLGLAVQGTIQHIEDHSRDNLLPRVRALCQSLLRGHFGKKDKDLVGALQSLWQGLEGCPNMHSTPAYKRIMRSLHTVVFGEYVQALATHLRTLEPGTWEGLGVQVETDTRKLHDIFTKHGDLGLTNPQESIMGIFQSRENKSRETVDDWLASFRDRFPGYVSIQDQPCSSVDLDKEIEVKGSYCRCCC; from the exons ATGCCGACCACCAGCCTGGGCA GCTTCTCCGAGTTGGTCCAGGAGGGGCAGTTCCTGGAAGCCTACCAGAGCATCTCGGCGCTGGCGGAGGAAGGGCAGGGCTGCAGCCCCCGGTACGAGGTTTTGGCCCAGAGCATGTGGCAGGTTGTTCAGCAGGCTCTGGAGGGCACTGGGCCCAGCCAGGAGCTGGAGCGGAAGCTCCAGGCCGTGCTGGCCACTGTGGACTGGACACAGGACAAGGACCAGAGCTGGGAGGCCGGCGCCCTCCAGGACGGCCCGGTTGCCACCTGGGCCGGTCAGCTGCAGAAGCTGCTGAGAAGCGACGCTGAGGCCCGAGTGCCCACCCTGGGCCCCAAGGACGCACTGGACCCATACCTGGAGAAACTAGACAAGGCTGTGAGACGTGGCCTGGGGTCCCCGCGGGCACGCCTGTTGGGGACACGCCTCTGGGAGGACTACAGCATGTACTTCCAGGAGGCTCTTCTCAGCCGCCTCTTCGAGCTCACGGACTCCTGCGGCACCAGTCTGAAAAGCCGTCAGGTTCTGTACACCTGGGGCAAGATGAACTTGTTCAGGCAGCCGGG CAGGGAGACACTCGTGAAagcacctcccacctcccaggagCCCACGGTCTGGCACCTCTTGGACCCCGTGATGTTTGTTACCTGGATGTCCAAAATGCAGAAGGAGCTGGTGGGGCTGATCCAG GGCCTGGCGCACAGCCCGCCCAAGGAAATCCTCCCTGCCTTGCCAACATCTCGGTCGCTGTCACGCACATCAGTGATTCTGCGAGGAAGCGGCAGTGAAGTGGGAGGGAGCAAGTCCTCAGGGCCTGGCTGGGTGGGGCCCGCCCGCGGGGTGGGCCGCTGGGAGGGGCTCATCTCCAGCCTCCACTGCAGGTACCAGGCGGAGGCTGTCCACCTCCTCCAGCAGAATGCCTCGGCCGCTGCCAGGGCCTTGCCCGAGGTGCACGTGCTGGCCAACTGCTGCATCCTCAG GAAAACGTGGCAGGAGCTGAGCCAGCAACATGTTCCGTGTGCAGACCTGGGCCTGGCTGTGCAAGGCACGATCCAGCACATTGAGGACCACAGCCGGGACAACCTCCTGCCTCGAGTCAGGGCCTTGTGCCAG AGTCTGCTAAGGGGCCACTTTGGGAAGAAGGACAAGGATCTGGTTGGAGCTCTGCAGTCCCTGTGGCAGGGCCTGGAGGGCTGCCCCAACATGCACTCTACTCCCGCGTACAAG AGAATCATGCGAAGTTTGCACACGGTGGTCTTTGGGGAGTATGTCCAGGCCCTGGCCACCCACCTCAGGACTCTGGAGCCTGGGACGTGGGAGGGCCTCGGGGTTCAGGTGGAGACAGACACCAGGAAGTTGCACGACATCTTCACGAAGCACGGG GACCTCGGCTTGACCAACCCACAGGAGTCCATCATGGGGATCTTCCAGTCCCGTGAGAACAAGAGCAGGGAGACTGTGGATGACTGGCTGGCCTCCTTCAGGGACAGATTCCCAGGTTATGTGAG cattCAGGACCAGCCATGCAGCTCTGTGGACCTGGACAAGGAGATTGAGGTCAAGGGAAGCtactgccgctgctgctgctga